The following proteins come from a genomic window of Dehalococcoidia bacterium:
- a CDS encoding site-specific DNA-methyltransferase, whose protein sequence is MWVQYKRIIKDNGAIVLTASQPFTSALVMSNPKWFKHCWTWIKDKPVGHLVAKKRPMQATEDVIVFSNGHCPYNPIMILLDKPYYGEIETKRSELCGGNQGVQLKKLYTHKYPTTILRFTGVSHSKNVHPTQKPVALFEYLIRTYTNETDTVLDNCAGSGTTGVACIN, encoded by the coding sequence TTGTGGGTACAGTACAAGCGGATTATCAAGGACAACGGGGCGATAGTGTTGACGGCAAGCCAGCCATTCACGAGTGCATTAGTGATGAGTAATCCGAAATGGTTTAAGCATTGCTGGACATGGATCAAAGACAAACCGGTTGGCCATTTGGTTGCCAAAAAACGACCGATGCAGGCAACCGAAGATGTTATTGTATTTTCTAATGGTCACTGTCCCTATAACCCGATAATGATTCTTTTGGATAAACCGTATTACGGGGAAATAGAGACAAAACGCAGCGAACTGTGCGGAGGAAATCAGGGCGTTCAATTGAAGAAACTTTATACCCATAAATATCCAACAACAATTCTTCGTTTTACAGGGGTTTCTCATAGTAAAAATGTTCATCCCACCCAAAAACCAGTTGCCCTCTTTGAATATCTTATCCGTACCTATACCAATGAGACTGACACAGTGTTGGATAACTGCGCCGGGAGCGGGACTACAGGGGTTGCTTGCATTAAC